The Rhodobacter sp. CZR27 genome includes a window with the following:
- a CDS encoding PAS domain-containing protein, which yields MQQKQFEKIRAVFDRSGVALTLVDMSLSEQPLVLANPPFLKMTGYTEGQVLGLNCRFLQRDAPNEAARAEIRDALARGVEVQVVLRNFRADGTPFDNLLFLHPIGGRPDAPGYFLGSQFELGRPAGDNANAAASHAGLLTRDLERISDVATRVEMDSRRHLADAAAAMVRAWERRR from the coding sequence ATGCAACAGAAGCAGTTCGAGAAGATCCGCGCAGTCTTTGACCGATCGGGCGTGGCACTCACCCTTGTGGACATGTCCCTTTCCGAGCAGCCGCTGGTTCTGGCCAATCCCCCCTTCCTCAAGATGACAGGTTACACCGAGGGGCAGGTTCTGGGCCTCAACTGCCGCTTCCTGCAGCGCGACGCGCCGAACGAGGCGGCACGGGCCGAGATCCGGGATGCGCTCGCGCGCGGGGTGGAGGTGCAGGTCGTGCTGCGCAACTTCCGGGCCGACGGCACGCCGTTCGACAACCTGCTGTTCCTGCATCCCATCGGTGGCCGGCCGGATGCGCCCGGCTACTTCCTCGGGTCCCAGTTCGAGCTTGGCCGGCCGGCCGGCGACAACGCCAATGCGGCGGCGAGCCATGCCGGACTTCTGACCCGGGATCTCGAGCGGATCAGCGATGTCGCCACGCGGGTCGAGATGGACAGCCGCCGTCACCTTGCGGATGCCGCCGCAGCCATGGTGCGGGCGTGGGAAAGACGGCGCTGA